A window from Glandiceps talaboti chromosome 15, keGlaTala1.1, whole genome shotgun sequence encodes these proteins:
- the LOC144446364 gene encoding RCC1 domain-containing protein 1-like — translation MRRFGFGFNGFGQLLSLRDEMQSIPHPTQLNIECMECKMEDVTMVTANWSTICYLTGNDKKLHLQDDQQAGEIDLEERFIFRPFDLQVPVNQVSCGKEHVLLLSNTGEVYSLGLGSRGQLGHGTSEKESLPRVIEALQGVAMATVAAGGWHSAAVSAIGDVYVWGWNEAGQLGLPMKDAPDRSRSKEEQSADFSQSGQENYKGCITKETKVDTETILKLEVSPISDQEKERVRDENIDTGQNTSQKMKQTDMEQTTSVTTDKPSFNDDDDKDVIVLCQMVPCLLEFPDEVNISKVSCGSRHTVAISETGNVYTWGWNGYGQLGHGDYVSRDVITLVKYFKENDYKVYDATCGPWNTILSVTIPQ, via the exons gagTGTAAAATGGaagatgttaccatggtaacagcaaACTGGAGTACAATATGTTATTTGACGG GAAATGACAAAAAGCTTCATTTACAAG ATGATCAACAAGCTGGTGAAATTGATCTAGAGGAAAGATTTATTTTTCGACCTTTTGACCTGCAAGTTCCTGTTAATCAAGTGAGCTGTGGAAAGGAGCATGTGTTGTTGCTAAGTAACACTGGTGAAGTCTACAGCCTGGGTCTTGGCAG TCGTGGTCAGCTTGGTCATGGAACTAGTGAAAAAGAATCACTGCCAAGAGTCATAGAAGCACTTCAAggagttgccatggcaacagttgCTGCAGGAGGATGGCATTCAGCAGCAGTCAGTG CCATAGGAGATGTATATGTTTGGGGATGGAATGAAGCAGGTCAACTCGGCTTACCTATGAAAGACGCACCTGACAGATCCAGGAGCAAAGAAGAACAAAGTGCTGATTTTTCACAAAGCGGGCAAGAAAATTACAAGGGATGTATTACCAAGGAAACAAAAGTTGACACAGAAACTATTTTGAAACTTGAGGTGTCACCAATAAGTGATCAGGAAAAGGAGAGAGTTCGAGACGAGAACATTGATACAGGTCAGAATACGtcacaaaaaatgaaacaaacggACATGGAACAGACCACTTCAGTGACAACAGATAAACCATCTttcaatgatgatgatgataaggaTGTCATTGTTCTTTGTCAAATGGTACCATGTCTACTAGAATTTCCAGATGAGGTCAACATATCAAAGGTCAGCTGTGGGTCAAGACATACTGTTGCTATATCAG AAACAGGGAATGTGTACACTTGGGGATGGAATGGTTATGGCCAGTTAGGACATGGAGACTATGTCTCAAGAGATGTCATCACCttggtaaaatatttcaaagaaaatgacTACAAAGTATATGATGCAACCTGTGGCCCATGGAACACAATATTATCTGTCACCATACCCCAATGA